CGAAACCCAGCATTGCCGCCTTGCCGAACGACTGGTTGCCGACCACGCCATCGGGCGAGAGCTTGTGCCTTTTCTGGAACGCAATGGTGGCATCGCGCGTCGCAGCATCGAAGGTGCCCGTGGCGTTGATCAAGTGGCCCTGACCGCGCAGGAACATCTGCCACTGCGAGACGATGGGTCCGGTGGAGCCGAGCCGGAGGACTTTCATGACGGGATTCTCATTGGACGCTGCTTTCGAGTGTGCGCCACGCCACAGCACATCGCCATACGAGCTTGGAGATAGGTCCGCACGCAAACGCCTGCCGGGTCATCGCGGACTCCCGTGTCACGCCTCGCGTCGGCGGGATCCATGCGGTCGCGCTTCGATCCCGCGTCCAGCTGCCAGCAGGTATGCGACCACGGCCGCGCACAGCAGGAGCGGCCCGCGAGGTTCGGGTACGGAGCGGGGTACGTAGTCCGTGGAGATGACTCCGCCGGCGTACGCGATCAGTCCGCTCGAAGGTCCTTGCGTGGACAGGAAGGACAGCACGCCGGACAGTGTCTGCTCCCCGAGGTAGTTCGAGTCCGCGTGAAACGCGAGATAGCGGTCGCCGCTTTCCCGGTCCTCGGCGATCCAGTCGTACAGCCCCGCCGAACCTCGCGCTGCGTAGATGGGGGCGTTGCCGACCTCCACCTGAACGTAGCTTGCCGGCAGTCCACCCAGGAACGCGAGCGCATAGGAGTACTCCCACACCTCACCGGTGCCCACGGGCAGCAGGCTGCGAATTTCCGCAGAGAGTTCGTCGGCCTCGCGAAGAAAGGCGCCGGACCGGGCGTCGACTCTCGGCGGCGTTCCGTAGATCCGGTCCAGCCCCTTGATGTCTTCCGCACCCAGCGTGAAACGTGCCGTGGACAGGGTGGCATCGAGCCGCATGACCTCGCCTTGTTGCGTGGGCGAGTAGTGATCCAGGCCTGCCACGTGGCCGAACTCGTGCATGGCGAGGTTGTGGATCATCAGCCG
This region of Betaproteobacteria bacterium genomic DNA includes:
- a CDS encoding matrixin family metalloprotease codes for the protein MNPIDRKGGSRAGHLLSILLLWAAAFAANAYVMTTDNELGGNPRLAKRTYQVFIADDPAHPGRRDEVVAALNTWRDALAARGVTLELRAGNPPQTPFDRNRYNAEVTRYNADPAPKPADYPEMAKLQAKQNTVSVYWDTTENIVRRRGGENTGAMAANVWDRDASGKAGTIDLSDVFLPTDPKGGTEEIARLMIHNLAMHEFGHVAGLDHYSPTQQGEVMRLDATLSTARFTLGAEDIKGLDRIYGTPPRVDARSGAFLREADELSAEIRSLLPVGTGEVWEYSYALAFLGGLPASYVQVEVGNAPIYAARGSAGLYDWIAEDRESGDRYLAFHADSNYLGEQTLSGVLSFLSTQGPSSGLIAYAGGVISTDYVPRSVPEPRGPLLLCAAVVAYLLAAGRGIEARPHGSRRREA